The DNA segment GACCTTGCCAAAGCTGCCGATTATTTTGAAGACGATAAAGAGGTAAATGTACCTAAAGAGGTAGGCAAGTTCTTTTTTACTAAAAAAGATTACGCACGTGCTGGGGCTTATTTTGAGAAAAGCCTTGCAGCAAATGCTGACGATATCGAAGCAATAGAACTTTTACTATATACCTATGAAGGGAATAACCAAAATGAGTTATTGCTTAAAAAAGCATCCAGTTATATAGATTTATATCCTACTCATGCTAGACTATATTATTTTGCAGGAGTAGCAGCGAATAACTTATCACAGTTTAAAAAAGCAAAAGATTGGCTAGAAAGCGGTATAGACTTTGTTGTTGAAGATGCTGAACTAGAAGTTAGCTTTACTCAGCAGTTAGCAAGAGCTTTTGAGGGTATAGGAGATGTTGAGGGAAGTGATGCATATAAACGGAGGATAGAAGGATTGCTTAAATTGAAAAAGACAAAATGAGAAAAATAACAGCTTTATTGCTACTTACAGTAGTATTTTTTACATCGTGTAAATCTAAGCAAGCTGTACTTGGCGAGCAAGGTGCTAATAAAGCGAGAACAACAGCCGAAATTATAAAGGGGCATTATGCTAACGAAAAAGACTTTAACACACTCTATATAAAAGCAGATGTACGCTATAGCGATAAACATACATCGCAAAAACTATCGGCAGATATAAGAGTTAAAAAAGATGAAAAGATATTGGTAAGCCTAAAATTTTTAGGGATTACCATGGCAAAAGCCTTAATAACCCCTGATGGTGTAACGTATTATGAAAAACTGAATAATACCTATTTTGATGGTAATTATGCTATGTTAAGCCGTTGGTTAGGTGCTGATTTAGATTATGCTAAAGTGCAAAACCTTATTTTAGGCAAAGCAATATATAACCTTAAAGATGATACTTATACCGCCAAAATAGAAAGCGGATTATACCGATTAAGCTCAAATTCTGGAGGAATAATGAAATCATTTCTATTTGAAGGATCAAATTATCTCCTAAAAAGAGAAAATATAGCTCAAGGCGGTCTCGATGCGCGTAGCCTTGATATTCAATATCCTGCCCATAGAGAGTATCCAAAAGCAATATTACCAGCAGAAATAAAGATAGATGCGCAACAAAAAGATAAGGTAACTATACAAATTGGTTACAATACCGTTACCTTTGACGAAGATTTTTCGTTCCCATTTAACGTACCACAAGGGTTCGATCAAATTTTTCTTGACTAACTGAATATTTAGAACATGATAAGAGCAGTCCTTACCATTCTTTTTTTAAGCTTTACAATGCTTGCCGTAGCGCAGACTGACCAGAAAAAAGAACTGGAACAAAAAAGAGCGCAACTAAATAAAGAAATTCGAGAATTTCAGAACCTGCTTGGTAAAGAAAAAAACAAGGAGAAATCGGTACTTACTAAAATAGCCGATAATCAAACTAAGATAAGACTTAGCGAAAAACTTATTAGCAATACCCAAAAGCAAACTAAAATACTTAGCGACGAAATTTATCTGAACCAGCGCAAAATAAACAAGCTGAATCGTGAATTGAAGGTGTTAAAAGAAGATTATGCTAATATGATATTAAAGGCATACAAAAGCCGTTCGCAGCAAAGTCGTATAATGTTTATACTCTCTTCACAAAACTTTTTGCAAGCCTATAAGCGCATGCAGTATATGAAACAGTATGCTAGTTTTAGGAAAATGCAAGGAGAAGAGATAAAGAAAAAAATGATCGAGCTTGAAGCGCTTGCAGCAAAGTTAAACAGTCAGAAGAAAGAAAAAGAACAATTACTTGCCGAAAATCTTAAAGTAAAGGCTAGCCTAGAAGAAGAAAAAAAGGAGCAAGAAAAACTTATAAAAGCGATACAAAAAGACAAGAAAAAGTATGCTGCTGATATAAAGAAGAAACAAAAAGAAGCTAAAGAAATAGACAAAAAGATAGATAAGATAGTAAGAGAAGCAATTGCTGCTGCCAATAGAAAAGCGGCTGCTGCATCAGGAGCTAAACCAACAAGTAAAGGATCGACATCTACAGCAGCACCTAATAAAATTGTACTTACTAAAGAGGGTAAAATAATTGCCGACAATTTTAGAGCTAATAAAGGTAAATTACCTTGGCCAGTAGAGAAAGGATATATGTCTATGGGTTTTGGTGTACAAAGAAGCCCTATAGCCTCTTCAGTAGAGATAGATCATAGTTTTATAGAAATAACAACCGAAGAAGGGGCTGATGTTCGTGCTATTTTTGCAGGTGAAGTTATGGATGTACAAGTAATGCCAGGAACGCGTACTAAAGCGGTCTTGATACAGCACGGAAATTATATCTCTATATATTTTAACTTAAGTGAAGTAAACGTGCGTACAGGAGATAATGTTTCGATAAAACAAAATATAGGAACAGTACATACAAACCCTGTTTCAGGAAAAACAGTAGTAAAATTAAGGATAATGCAAAACACTACCAGGCTCAATCCTGAAGAGTGGATTATGCGATAAATAAAAAAGGGGAAGTTTTAAAAACTTCCCCTTTTTTATTTATATTAGATTCTTATTTACATAAATAATGCTTTCAGTTCTGTCGCATCGCTAGGTTTCATTTTGCCTGCTAGTACTAAGCTAAGTTGTTTTCTTCTTAACGCTGCTTCAAAGCGTTCTTTTTCAAGTTCGGTTTGCGGTTCTACTGTAGGTACTGCTACAGGTATTCCTGTTTCATCTACTGCTACAAAAGTATAAATAGCTTCATTAGCCTTAGATTTTGTACCCGATTCTCTATCTTCTATCCATACATCTATAAAAATCTCCATAGAGGTACGAAAAGTTCTCGATACCTTAGCCTCAACAGTTACTACACTTCCTAGGGGCACAGCACGGTTAAAAGCTACGTGATTTACAGATGCTGTTACAACAATGCGTCGCGAATGTCTGCGTGCGGCAATACTCGCTGCACGATCCATACGTGCCAATAGCTCGCCACCAAAAAGGTTATTAAGCGGGTTGGTTTCTCCAGGGAGTACAAGATCGGTCATTATACATGCCGAATCTGAGGGATTTTTAGACTGCATACGTTTCTTTTTTTGGCAAAGATACTACAGAAATAAAAAATCCTCCGTAGAGGAGGATTTTTTATCATTCTTTTATGAGAAGCCAAGCTTCGTCATTATCTTGTAATCTTATCTTATTGAGTGCTTCTTGTGCCTCATGGTTTGTGGTATAGCTGCTATATATAACAGGATATAACCCAAACTTGTTTTTCTCAATGCTTTTTGCTGCCTTATAACCTTTAGTAATAAGTTGCTCTACAGCTGTTGCTGCATTTTCTTCACTACGAAAAGCACCTGCAACCACATGATATGGCATACTAGTAACTTCTTCTTTAACAGGGAGTGTTACTGCAAAAGGGTTTTCTATAAAAAAGGTAGCTTCTTGTATTTTTTGCTGTACTTCTTCTTGTGCTTGCTGCTGTACTAAAAGTGTTTCGGTTGCAATTTCATTTTCTCTATAAAACTTAAACCCAACGCTACCTACGCCAAGAGCAACAACAAATATAGCTGCATATTTAAGGTAACTATAATTCTTTTTCCTTTCTGGAGTAAATACTACAGGGGCTTTTTCTTCTATTGCTTCGGCAATAATTTTATATTCTTCACGCTTAATAGCAGGCGATATAAAAGAACTTAACCCAAAAGAGTCTGTAAGGTAATTTACAGGAGTATCAGGTGTAAATACAAGGTTGCCTTCGGCGTTATTTGTAATACTACCTATGTTTTTAAGTACAAGTGTTTGGTTGTTATGTAACTCGTTTAGCCAATGACTTACTGCCGAGTTTATTTCGGCTACTGCTGCATCGTAAGAAATTTTTTCTTGTAATGCGATATGGTTACCCAAAAGCCCGTCATTATTTTTTAAATTCGCATTGAACGAAATAAGTTTTTTTGGGGGATAGAAAGTATGGGTATCATTATCTAATTGTGCCGAGGTAGTTTCGGCAAGAAATGCACCAAAGCCAGGAACGGTAACGCACTGGTAACGATATAGTAGTGCCGATATGTGTTTTTCTATCATCATAAACACAAAATTAACTATTCGGTGGTGAAAGAAAAATTTTATCCACAAATTTTATTAACAATTATCGATTAAATAGATAGTCGCTTATTTTATTTTTTAATGACTGATATTGAATTACTTAATACACTAGCGTTACTTCGCATAGAAGGTGTGGGCGACATTGTGGCAAAAAAACTAATACACCATTGTGGTAGTGCCGAAGCTGTATTTCTAGCTACCCGAAAACAACTGCTTGCTATAGAGGGTGTAGGCGAGGTGTTATACAATAAGCTCCAGAATAGAGCTGTTTTTGGCTTGGCAGAAGCCGAAATGAAATTTATAAAAGAGAACAGCATCAATGTCAGTTTTTATCTTGATAAAGATTATCCTGATAGATTAAAGCACTGTATAGATGGTCCTGTATTGCTTTTTAGTTCAGGGAATATAAACCTACAGAATAGGAAACTGATAAGTATAGTGGGTACACGCCAAATTACTTCATATGGTGCCGATTTTACCCGAAAACTTATAAAAGACCTTGCGCCCTTAAATCCTGTTATTGTAAGTGGTTTTGCTTATGGGGTAGATATACATGCTCATAATGTAGCTATGGAACATAACTTACAAACTATAGGTGTAGTAGCACACGGGCTAAACCAAATATACCCCAAGACGCATAAAAAGTATGTTGCCAAGATGGAGGAGAATGGTGGTTTTATGACGGAGTTTTGGAGCACATCGAACCCTGATAAAGAAAACTTTGTGCGCCGTAATCGTATTGTGGCAGGGCTTACTGAAGCTACCATAATTATAGAGAGTGCCGATAAAGGAGGATCTCTAATTACAGCTAATATTGCTAATGATTATAATAGGGATGTGTTTGCCGTACCGGGGCGTATTACTGATAAGTATAGCCAAGGGTGCAACAACCTGATAAAAACCCAAAAAGCAAACTTACTTACCAGTGCTGCCGACCTTATTTATATATTAAATTGGGAACTAGAGGAGAAGAAACAAAAGCCCGTGCAAAAGCAATTGTTTATAACGCTAGAGGTAGAAGAACAAAAAGTATATGATTATTTACAGAAAAATGGCAAGGAGCTTATAGATATTATAGCACTACAATGCGAGATGCCTATATATAGGTTATCATCATTATTACTCACTATGGAATTGAAGGGAGTAATACGCCCATTGCCTGGTAAAATGTTTGAGGCAATTTAGGATAAAGGTTTACAGTCGCAGTAGGCAGTTATCAAATTACTGTTTACTGCGACTGTTAACTAAAAGCTATAAATATCCTAGTTTTTCTCTAACTCTTGCCAGTACACCATTAGCTATTTTTGTAGCTTTTTCGGCACCTACTTTTAGAGCAGCGTCTATTTCGTGTGGGTTAGCCATATAGTAGCTGTACTTTTCTCTTTCAGTTTTAAAGGTCTCGGCTATTAGTTCATATAACGCTTGCTTAGCATGACCGTAACCATAGTTACCACCTAGGTAATTAGCACGCATTTGCACTACTTGTTCTTCTGTTGCTAGTAGTTTGTATATAGCAAATACATTACATGTATCAGGATTTTTAGGGTCTTCTAGTGGAGTACTATCAGTATCTATACTCATTACCTGTTTGCGTAATGGTTTGTCTGCCTGAAATATATTGATAAAGTTATTACGTGATTTACTCATTTTTTCCCCATCAGTTCCAGGAATAATTTTTGTAACATCGCTAGTAATAGCTTCAGGCAATACAAATGTATCTCCCATTTGGTGATTAAAACGCGAAGCCACATCGCGAGTAATTTCTATATGCTGTAGTTGATCTTTTCCTACAGGTACAAACTCGGCATCATATAGTAGTATATCGGCAGCCATAAGCATAGGGTAGGTAAACAAGCCTGCGTTTACATCGTCTAGTCTATCAGCTTTGTCTTTAAAAGAGTGTGCTAGCGTTAAACGCTGATAAGGAAAGAAACAACTCAAGTACCAAGATAATTCGGTTACTTGTGGTATATCACTTTGGCGATAAAATACTACCCTATTAATATCTAAACCACAGGCAAGCCAAGTAGCAGCAACACTATAGGTGTTTTCGCGTAGCTCTTTTCCATCTTTTATTTGTGTAGCAGAATGTAAGTCGGCTATAAAAAGGAATGATTCATTTTCGGGTTTGTTCGCCATTGCTATGGCTGGTAATAGAGCACCTAAAAGGTTACCTAAATGTGGTGTTCCCGTACTCTGGATACCAGTAAGTATTTTTGCCATTATTTAGTATAATTTTTCACAAAGGTAACAGTTTTGATAAAAAGATAATTAGCTAATCATTACATTTGACATAATGAAAGCAATAAAATATTTTTTTTGGATATTATGGCGGGTATGGTTTTATATCCTGATGGGAGTGCCTATTATTGTGCTTTCGCCATTACTTATACTGTCTATTTTATCGACTAAAACCTATCCGCAGTTTTTTTTCTTGGCGCGCATTTGGGCAAAAGTTATATTGCTTGGTATGGGGTTCTATTATAAAATAGACCGCGAACAGGAAATGGAAAAAGGTAAGAGCTATATGCTAGTTGCTAACCATACCTCTATGGCAGATATTATGATGATGCTCATCGTGTCTAAAAACCCGTTTGTTTTTGTAGGTAAAAAAGAACTTGCTACAATACCCATTTTTGGGTTCTTTTATAAACGTACCAGTATATTGGTGGACAGGAACAGTCCTAAAAGCAGGCAAGAAGTGTTTGTGCGAGCACAAAAAAGATTAAACGAAGGACTGAGTATTTGTATCTTTCCAGAAGGTGGTGTGCCCGATGACGAAAGCGTAGTACTTGACGAATTTAAAGATGGGGCATTTCGGTTAGCTATAGAACACCAAATACCTATAGTGCCTATGGCATTTCCTGATAATAAAAGACGATTTTCTTATACTTTTTTTAGCGGAAGCCCAGGTTTGATGAGAGCAAAAGTACTCCCTTTTGTAACAACAAAAGGATTGAAACTTGAAGATAGAAAGGGACTGAAAGATAATGTTCGACAGACTATTTATAGTAGTTTATTACAATATCTAAAAAAATAAAGCGCCCCAATGTGTTCGTGGGCGCCTTACTCTATCCCATTACGGGACTACCTAAACCAATTAAGTATACATTAGAAACGGAAACTTACACCAGAGTATAAGCCTATGAAATAGGGTTTAAAATTACCCGAACTGCCACTAAACGTATTAATTTGATATTTAAATGTAGGCTCAAAACTAGCTTGGAATGATTTAAAGAACTTGTACTTAAAACCAATACCTACGTTGGTACTAAAGTGAATATTATTAAGGTTTTCTGCTTCACCAATAGATGAGCTTAATCCTTGTGTAGTAACTACACTTACATTATTATCATTTAAAAATAGTGTACTGAAACCACCAATAACATCTATGCCAAATTTTCTATTAATCAAGGCATACGACATTTCTACAGGTACTTCTATATAACCCATTTCTTGTAGCATAGAGCCATTAAATGCTTGTTTTGAAGCAGTAGGATTAAGACCATCTACACCAGCCGACTGATTTTGTACTACAAGGTTTGCAGCACGAGAAGCAGTATTACTACTGATGTTATTGGTTTGCTGTGACATAGAAGGGAAGAACTCTACACCACGTGTCGAATAATTAAGATTAACGGTATTTATACCTGAACGGATAGAGATTCTATCATTAACAGCATAATCAACACCTACGCCATAGCTAAGGTTGTTTTCATAATCTTTACTATTACCTGCAAACTGAGCATCTATAGGCGAACCCTCTGAAAGGGAGTTGTAAAATACAGGTGCTATTTGTGGCTTAACATTCCATTTTTTATTGTCATCTGCTTTTGCGAGCATTTTATCTTTATTATCTTTTTCCTCATTTAACTTTTCCTGCAATAGCTTTTCCAACTCATTTTCAGGTTCTTCTGTAGTGGTAGTGTCAACAACTGTTTCGGTAACAGCCTCTTCTGTCATTATATCTTTATCTGTAAGTATATAATTGCTATTTTGCTCGTTACCGTCTTTTGTTGCATTTGTATTTTCGTTATGCTCATTTTCAGCTATAGCAGCTTCTTCAAATGCGGCAATACCATTATTTATAGTATTGTTGTCTTTACTTCCTGACCCAGTATGTTCACTGCTTGTGCTATTACTGTTATCGCTGCTTTTTGCTTTAGGGTTGTAGGCTACAGCATTTTCTTTGCGTAAATGCTCAGTATTGTTATTTTGAATATTAGCAGTTTTACTGTTGTTTCCTGTAGTAGCGCCTTTTGTTTTACTATTATTGTTCTTAGTGCTATTATTGTTTACTACAGCATTGCTATTGTTGCCAAAACCATTTTTTGAGTTACTCTTACCGTTGTTTTGGTTAGTACCTGAGTTTGAAAATTTATCTAGAGCCCCATCACCTGAAGAGTTTTCGTTGCCTGTGGCTACGGCTTCGTTAGTACTAAAATTTTGTGTGTTATTTGCGGGCGCAACAACTTTATTGTTATTATTCCCATCATTTGGGTTAGTAACATTATTATTAGTTTTATCTTTAGGGTTGTTACTGTTTACAACAGGGTTGTTATCTACTTCTATTCCAGTATTAAAAGGGTTAATTAAGAATAACCCAATAACTAAAACAGCAGCAATACCACCCAGCTTAAACCATAATGGTATAACCCTTCGTTTTTTATCTTTTTTCAGTTCCGCTTCTATGTTTTCCCATACATATTCTGGCGGAGCGGCTTCAAAGTCTTTAAACTTTTCCTGAAACAGCCTGTCTATGTTTTTTTTCTCACTCATTTGCTGTAGGTATTTTTAGAATTACCTTCCTGCGCTTCAATTTTTCCCTTCAATATTATTCTTGCCCTCGATAGGTTAGACTTAGATGTCCCTACCGTTATACCAAGCATATCGGCTATTTCTTTGTGCGAATAGCCATCTGTTACATACAGGTTAAACACCATTCTGTATCTGTCTGGTAACCCCTGTATTATCGACAACAAAAAATCCATACTCACGCTGTCGCTCTCAATCTCTACTTCTGCCTCGTCAGGCATATTTTCACTTACAATCTCAAAAATACCTTCCGAGCGGTATCTTTGCAATACATTGTTTACCATTAACCTTTTTGCCCATCCTTCAAAAGAGCCTTTAAACTGAAACTGACCTATTTTTCTAAACAATAATAAAAAACCATCTTGTAGGTTATCTTGGGCATCCTCATAATTGCGCGAATATTTTAGACATACAGCAAACAGTTTCGGGGCAAAAAGCCTGTACAACTGTTCCTGTGCCTTTATGCTGTCTTGCTGGCAATCTTTTATGAGTTGTTCTATACCCAACGACTTTTATTGTTAAATTATTCTTGCCCAATCGGTACCTCTACGGTTTCAAATATCATATTGCCTTCACCGTCATCGCCTTTGTAGACCTCAAACAAATAGACATTATTAAAAGTGCCTATAATAATATTAGGGCATGTAAATTCATAAAGTCCAAACTCGGGTTCTTCATCTTCGAGCGATTCACATTTGGCATTTTGTATTACTAATGTTTGTACTGCTAATACCTCCGACGACTCTCCTTTTTCGGTATAAAACCCATCAAAGTAGTAGCAATCGTTGGGTTTTTTGTAATACACTTTTAACTCATAAGTTTCTCCAGCCTGCATATATTCAGGAAATTCAATACTCTCTACAGGTATAAACTCTACCTGAAAATTTAAGGTGTCGTCCTTAAACGAGCAGGAGCTTACCCCCATCAATATCATCAATAACAATAATAGCTTTTTCATAAAATGTCCTCAATCAATACATCATGTAGTATAAAGATACAATAACACGCAAAAGGTTGCGTATTTTGGGTATAAAAAAACCCGAAATCAATCGGGTTTTAGTAGTTGTTATGCCAGATGTTCTTTTATGGCATCTTTTATTTTGATTTCCAGCTCATCAGCGAGTTCGGGGTTGTCTTTTATCAGCGATTTTACAGCGTCGCGCCCTTGCCCCAGTTTGGTGTCGCCGTAGCTAAACCACGAGCCTGATTTCTTAACGATTTCAAACTCTACAGCAAGGTCTAATATCTCACCTGTTTTGCTTACACCCTCGCCATACATAATGTCGAATTCGGCAGTTTTAAATGGTGGAGCAACTTTATTTTTAACGATTTTTACTTTGGTACGGTTACCAATAACATTATCGCCATCTTTTATTTGTGAGGAACGACGGATGTCTAGCCTAACCGAAGCATAGAACTTTAAGGCATTACCACCCGTAGTTGTTTCGGGGTTACCAAACATAACACCGATTTTTTCACGAAGTTGGTTAATAAAGAAAACGGTACAATGTGTTTTGCTAATAGTAGCAGTTAATTTTCTTAGTGCTTGGCTCATAAGGCGCGCATGAAGCCCCATTTTACTGTCGCCCATTTCGCCTTCTATCTCGCTTTTTGGCGTAAGTGCCGCAACCGAGTCAATAACTACAATGTCTATCGCCCCAGAGCGGATAAGGTTTTCGGCAATTTCTAGTGCTTGCTCCCCATTATCGGGTTGCGATATAATAAGATTTTCTACGTCTACGCCCAGTTTTTCGGCATAATTACGGTCAAAAGCGTGCTCTGCATCAATAAAAGCAGCAATACCGCCTGCTTTTTGCGCTTCGGCAATAGCGTGAAGCGTTAGCGTTGTTTTACCTGACGATTCAGGACCGTATATTTCTATAATTCTACCACGAGGGTAACCGTTTACACCCAATGCTAAGTCGATACCCAGCGAACCCGAAGGGATGCTTTCTACCTCTTCTACTGCCTTGTCGCCTAGGCGCATAACCGC comes from the Flavobacterium arcticum genome and includes:
- the recA gene encoding recombinase RecA: MSADKEAKLKALQLTLDKLDKSYGKGAVMRLGDKAVEEVESIPSGSLGIDLALGVNGYPRGRIIEIYGPESSGKTTLTLHAIAEAQKAGGIAAFIDAEHAFDRNYAEKLGVDVENLIISQPDNGEQALEIAENLIRSGAIDIVVIDSVAALTPKSEIEGEMGDSKMGLHARLMSQALRKLTATISKTHCTVFFINQLREKIGVMFGNPETTTGGNALKFYASVRLDIRRSSQIKDGDNVIGNRTKVKIVKNKVAPPFKTAEFDIMYGEGVSKTGEILDLAVEFEIVKKSGSWFSYGDTKLGQGRDAVKSLIKDNPELADELEIKIKDAIKEHLA
- a CDS encoding outer membrane beta-barrel protein gives rise to the protein MSEKKNIDRLFQEKFKDFEAAPPEYVWENIEAELKKDKKRRVIPLWFKLGGIAAVLVIGLFLINPFNTGIEVDNNPVVNSNNPKDKTNNNVTNPNDGNNNNKVVAPANNTQNFSTNEAVATGNENSSGDGALDKFSNSGTNQNNGKSNSKNGFGNNSNAVVNNNSTKNNNSKTKGATTGNNSKTANIQNNNTEHLRKENAVAYNPKAKSSDNSNSTSSEHTGSGSKDNNTINNGIAAFEEAAIAENEHNENTNATKDGNEQNSNYILTDKDIMTEEAVTETVVDTTTTEEPENELEKLLQEKLNEEKDNKDKMLAKADDNKKWNVKPQIAPVFYNSLSEGSPIDAQFAGNSKDYENNLSYGVGVDYAVNDRISIRSGINTVNLNYSTRGVEFFPSMSQQTNNISSNTASRAANLVVQNQSAGVDGLNPTASKQAFNGSMLQEMGYIEVPVEMSYALINRKFGIDVIGGFSTLFLNDNNVSVVTTQGLSSSIGEAENLNNIHFSTNVGIGFKYKFFKSFQASFEPTFKYQINTFSGSSGNFKPYFIGLYSGVSFRF
- a CDS encoding RNA polymerase sigma factor, producing MGIEQLIKDCQQDSIKAQEQLYRLFAPKLFAVCLKYSRNYEDAQDNLQDGFLLLFRKIGQFQFKGSFEGWAKRLMVNNVLQRYRSEGIFEIVSENMPDEAEVEIESDSVSMDFLLSIIQGLPDRYRMVFNLYVTDGYSHKEIADMLGITVGTSKSNLSRARIILKGKIEAQEGNSKNTYSK
- a CDS encoding acyl-CoA thioesterase, with amino-acid sequence MQSKNPSDSACIMTDLVLPGETNPLNNLFGGELLARMDRAASIAARRHSRRIVVTASVNHVAFNRAVPLGSVVTVEAKVSRTFRTSMEIFIDVWIEDRESGTKSKANEAIYTFVAVDETGIPVAVPTVEPQTELEKERFEAALRRKQLSLVLAGKMKPSDATELKALFM
- a CDS encoding DUF4292 domain-containing protein → MRKITALLLLTVVFFTSCKSKQAVLGEQGANKARTTAEIIKGHYANEKDFNTLYIKADVRYSDKHTSQKLSADIRVKKDEKILVSLKFLGITMAKALITPDGVTYYEKLNNTYFDGNYAMLSRWLGADLDYAKVQNLILGKAIYNLKDDTYTAKIESGLYRLSSNSGGIMKSFLFEGSNYLLKRENIAQGGLDARSLDIQYPAHREYPKAILPAEIKIDAQQKDKVTIQIGYNTVTFDEDFSFPFNVPQGFDQIFLD
- the trpS gene encoding tryptophan--tRNA ligase, producing MAKILTGIQSTGTPHLGNLLGALLPAIAMANKPENESFLFIADLHSATQIKDGKELRENTYSVAATWLACGLDINRVVFYRQSDIPQVTELSWYLSCFFPYQRLTLAHSFKDKADRLDDVNAGLFTYPMLMAADILLYDAEFVPVGKDQLQHIEITRDVASRFNHQMGDTFVLPEAITSDVTKIIPGTDGEKMSKSRNNFINIFQADKPLRKQVMSIDTDSTPLEDPKNPDTCNVFAIYKLLATEEQVVQMRANYLGGNYGYGHAKQALYELIAETFKTEREKYSYYMANPHEIDAALKVGAEKATKIANGVLARVREKLGYL
- a CDS encoding HU domain-containing protein, producing MMIEKHISALLYRYQCVTVPGFGAFLAETTSAQLDNDTHTFYPPKKLISFNANLKNNDGLLGNHIALQEKISYDAAVAEINSAVSHWLNELHNNQTLVLKNIGSITNNAEGNLVFTPDTPVNYLTDSFGLSSFISPAIKREEYKIIAEAIEEKAPVVFTPERKKNYSYLKYAAIFVVALGVGSVGFKFYRENEIATETLLVQQQAQEEVQQKIQEATFFIENPFAVTLPVKEEVTSMPYHVVAGAFRSEENAATAVEQLITKGYKAAKSIEKNKFGLYPVIYSSYTTNHEAQEALNKIRLQDNDEAWLLIKE
- the dprA gene encoding DNA-processing protein DprA, with product MTDIELLNTLALLRIEGVGDIVAKKLIHHCGSAEAVFLATRKQLLAIEGVGEVLYNKLQNRAVFGLAEAEMKFIKENSINVSFYLDKDYPDRLKHCIDGPVLLFSSGNINLQNRKLISIVGTRQITSYGADFTRKLIKDLAPLNPVIVSGFAYGVDIHAHNVAMEHNLQTIGVVAHGLNQIYPKTHKKYVAKMEENGGFMTEFWSTSNPDKENFVRRNRIVAGLTEATIIIESADKGGSLITANIANDYNRDVFAVPGRITDKYSQGCNNLIKTQKANLLTSAADLIYILNWELEEKKQKPVQKQLFITLEVEEQKVYDYLQKNGKELIDIIALQCEMPIYRLSSLLLTMELKGVIRPLPGKMFEAI
- a CDS encoding lysophospholipid acyltransferase family protein, with the protein product MKAIKYFFWILWRVWFYILMGVPIIVLSPLLILSILSTKTYPQFFFLARIWAKVILLGMGFYYKIDREQEMEKGKSYMLVANHTSMADIMMMLIVSKNPFVFVGKKELATIPIFGFFYKRTSILVDRNSPKSRQEVFVRAQKRLNEGLSICIFPEGGVPDDESVVLDEFKDGAFRLAIEHQIPIVPMAFPDNKRRFSYTFFSGSPGLMRAKVLPFVTTKGLKLEDRKGLKDNVRQTIYSSLLQYLKK
- a CDS encoding murein hydrolase activator EnvC family protein, with translation MIRAVLTILFLSFTMLAVAQTDQKKELEQKRAQLNKEIREFQNLLGKEKNKEKSVLTKIADNQTKIRLSEKLISNTQKQTKILSDEIYLNQRKINKLNRELKVLKEDYANMILKAYKSRSQQSRIMFILSSQNFLQAYKRMQYMKQYASFRKMQGEEIKKKMIELEALAAKLNSQKKEKEQLLAENLKVKASLEEEKKEQEKLIKAIQKDKKKYAADIKKKQKEAKEIDKKIDKIVREAIAAANRKAAAASGAKPTSKGSTSTAAPNKIVLTKEGKIIADNFRANKGKLPWPVEKGYMSMGFGVQRSPIASSVEIDHSFIEITTEEGADVRAIFAGEVMDVQVMPGTRTKAVLIQHGNYISIYFNLSEVNVRTGDNVSIKQNIGTVHTNPVSGKTVVKLRIMQNTTRLNPEEWIMR